The Persicobacter psychrovividus genome window below encodes:
- a CDS encoding TonB-dependent receptor: protein MTKVSFTIFKHAKRGICLAIMALLFMMNPGVNAAIRDDGGKPGLNDVQEGFEVSGQVTTSDDFSPGVTVMIKGTTIGTITDFEGKYTLTVNDPTDVLVFSFVGYKTKEVVVGNQKTIDVVLDTDLIQLEELVVVGYGQQKKATLTGAVETIKSEVFESRAVANPALALQGQTPGLNVTRSSSRPGDEGLNISIRGSNSINGDGTPLIIIDGVATLGTTAFTSLNADDIETMSILKDAEAAIYGARASNGVILVTTKKGDGKVKVNISSQLNVNTPSMRFSLADGPQQYANAWLGYGEQDKLAGLDTYYWAWTEDQLNWMARGTPGYMQTPYWGNVWIGDNLQFDDLYGNSFSTQNTASISGGDEKSNFRVSLGYNEEVGPVKPTYDGLKRYNIRSNYNFNVNRWLDIKTSISYFNRNQSGPTYSGFRAFNEIPLFPVTNPYGNWSANFGEQGGGINRMAEMVDGGRRNNNRQELRTQASATFKLLEQLTFTADVALDNAWRNNQQYTSEVPTYSWNNTPAVAKINQNNNYIYEFSGIDRHETYQGIFNYNNKFGKHSINITGGGTAEKRTADEMSAKLWGFEDLGVPDLGMGSVEDRFEIKGGGSNWGLMSLLGAINYDYNNKYLLKLQGRRDGSSKFAKGHKWKNFGSVSGGWVISEENFLKGNNTLSFLKLRAGYGAVGNQGGIGNHDYASPIDRSNFMYFGQQDIAQYLRATANVITTNERTWEVITTQNVGMDFGFLEGKLSGTVELYKMINDGMLIGVTYPSILGGSPKTTNHGKLETKGWEFQIAWRDQIGSDFNYNIGFNISDNNNKLLSMEGKESFEEGLVKQRVGYPLNSYFLYETDGMFSSPEEAQEYYAKYSEGGTIGRLPTNPNTLRAGDIRIIDRDGNGYIDPIGDPSNGDTGDLKFMGDNQAHYTFGIDLGFNYKHWDFSAFFQGVLQQNMYRSGQAAYPRSGHFTNQTTAYDGLTWTPENPNAEFPRVSGWASLADWNYQYTDIMLSNGRYMRLKNLSFGYTFNKEQLKKLNIDRLRLYFTGNDLLTFSSMLDGWDPEYGSSLDNQYPFFRTWAFGLNVTF, encoded by the coding sequence ATGACAAAGGTATCTTTTACTATTTTTAAGCATGCTAAGCGGGGAATTTGCCTTGCTATTATGGCACTGCTTTTCATGATGAACCCTGGGGTCAATGCTGCCATACGGGATGATGGTGGCAAACCTGGATTAAATGATGTTCAGGAAGGGTTTGAAGTCTCTGGTCAAGTAACTACATCTGATGATTTTTCACCTGGTGTAACTGTAATGATCAAGGGAACAACCATCGGGACAATTACGGATTTCGAAGGTAAATATACGCTTACCGTAAATGATCCAACTGATGTGTTGGTGTTCTCGTTTGTTGGCTACAAAACCAAAGAGGTGGTTGTTGGTAACCAAAAAACGATTGACGTGGTGTTGGATACTGACCTTATTCAATTGGAAGAGTTAGTAGTTGTCGGTTACGGCCAACAAAAGAAGGCGACGCTTACTGGAGCCGTTGAAACCATTAAATCGGAAGTTTTTGAAAGCCGCGCAGTAGCCAACCCAGCATTGGCTTTGCAAGGTCAGACACCTGGTTTGAATGTTACCCGATCTTCTTCTCGACCAGGGGATGAAGGTCTGAACATCAGTATTCGTGGTTCAAATTCCATTAATGGTGACGGCACGCCGTTGATCATTATTGATGGGGTAGCGACTTTGGGAACGACAGCTTTTACTTCCTTGAATGCGGATGACATCGAGACGATGTCGATCTTGAAGGATGCTGAAGCAGCGATTTATGGTGCGCGGGCATCCAATGGTGTGATTTTGGTAACCACCAAAAAAGGGGACGGTAAAGTCAAGGTGAACATTTCAAGTCAGTTGAATGTAAACACGCCTTCTATGCGTTTTTCTTTAGCAGATGGCCCTCAACAGTATGCAAATGCTTGGTTGGGCTATGGCGAGCAGGATAAATTGGCAGGCTTGGATACCTATTATTGGGCCTGGACAGAAGATCAACTCAACTGGATGGCCCGGGGAACTCCAGGCTATATGCAAACGCCCTATTGGGGAAATGTTTGGATAGGAGATAATCTTCAATTCGACGATTTGTACGGTAATTCCTTTTCAACTCAAAATACAGCCAGTATTTCAGGAGGTGATGAGAAAAGTAATTTTAGGGTTTCTTTGGGTTATAATGAAGAAGTGGGTCCCGTTAAACCTACTTATGATGGACTAAAGCGTTATAATATCCGATCAAATTATAATTTTAATGTCAATCGTTGGTTAGATATCAAAACAAGTATTTCGTATTTCAATCGCAACCAATCCGGTCCTACTTATAGTGGTTTCCGCGCCTTCAATGAGATTCCTCTGTTTCCTGTTACAAACCCTTACGGTAACTGGAGTGCTAACTTTGGAGAGCAGGGTGGGGGAATTAATAGAATGGCTGAAATGGTTGATGGAGGTAGAAGAAATAATAACCGACAGGAGTTAAGAACGCAGGCAAGTGCGACCTTTAAGCTTCTTGAGCAATTAACTTTTACGGCCGATGTTGCGCTTGATAATGCTTGGAGAAACAATCAGCAGTATACTTCTGAAGTACCTACCTACTCCTGGAATAATACCCCAGCAGTGGCTAAAATCAATCAAAACAATAATTACATTTATGAATTTTCGGGGATTGATCGACATGAAACTTATCAGGGTATTTTCAACTACAATAATAAGTTTGGGAAACACTCCATCAATATTACCGGTGGTGGTACGGCAGAAAAGCGTACCGCTGATGAAATGTCTGCCAAATTATGGGGATTTGAGGATTTAGGTGTGCCAGATTTAGGTATGGGAAGTGTGGAAGACCGATTTGAGATTAAAGGTGGTGGATCTAATTGGGGCTTGATGTCTTTGTTAGGAGCTATAAACTATGATTACAACAACAAGTACCTTTTAAAGCTTCAGGGAAGACGAGATGGTTCTTCTAAATTTGCGAAAGGACACAAGTGGAAGAATTTCGGTAGTGTATCCGGTGGTTGGGTTATTTCTGAGGAGAATTTCTTAAAAGGAAATAACACTCTGAGCTTTTTGAAATTACGTGCAGGATATGGTGCTGTGGGTAATCAGGGGGGTATTGGTAACCATGATTATGCCTCTCCAATCGACCGAAGTAATTTCATGTACTTTGGCCAACAAGATATCGCGCAATACTTACGTGCTACGGCCAATGTGATTACGACTAATGAAAGAACCTGGGAGGTAATTACAACACAAAACGTGGGTATGGACTTCGGCTTTCTTGAGGGCAAACTGAGTGGTACTGTGGAATTGTATAAAATGATCAACGACGGTATGTTGATCGGTGTAACTTATCCATCAATTTTGGGTGGCAGCCCCAAAACAACCAACCACGGTAAATTGGAAACGAAAGGTTGGGAATTCCAAATTGCCTGGAGGGATCAGATCGGTAGCGATTTCAACTATAACATTGGTTTCAATATCTCCGATAACAACAACAAATTGCTTTCTATGGAAGGTAAAGAATCCTTCGAAGAGGGGCTTGTTAAACAGCGTGTGGGGTATCCATTGAATTCTTATTTCTTGTATGAAACTGATGGGATGTTCTCAAGTCCAGAAGAAGCGCAGGAATATTACGCCAAATACAGTGAAGGAGGAACCATCGGACGATTACCTACTAATCCGAACACACTCCGAGCAGGTGATATCAGAATCATTGACCGTGACGGTAACGGATACATCGATCCGATCGGAGACCCAAGTAATGGTGATACTGGAGATTTGAAATTTATGGGCGATAACCAAGCGCATTATACTTTTGGTATTGACTTAGGCTTCAATTACAAGCATTGGGATTTCAGCGCTTTCTTCCAGGGTGTTCTTCAGCAAAACATGTACCGTTCAGGTCAGGCAGCTTACCCAAGGAGTGGTCATTTTACCAATCAAACCACTGCCTACGATGGTTTAACATGGACTCCTGAGAATCCAAACGCAGAATTTCCTCGGGTTTCAGGTTGGGCATCCTTAGCTGATTGGAATTACCAGTACACTGATATCATGTTGTCAAACGGCCGTTACATGCGATTAAAGAATCTTTCATTCGGTTATACTTTCAACAAGGAACAGTTGAAAAAACTTAATATTGATCGTTTGCGATTGTACTTCACCGGTAATGACTTGCTGACCTTCTCTTCCATGCTTGATGGTTGGGATCCAGAGTATGGCTCATCATTGGATAACCAATATCCATTTTTCAGAACTTGGGCTTTTGGGCTTAATGTTACATTCTAA
- a CDS encoding PA14 domain-containing protein: MICVTLLFLQLPSIAQEVVTVSSMEELWEISALSDQEVVMTPGVYVVNQSNMLSRPDKYKWSGTVLRISGSNNTYDFTGVKIEVDFDSFFQMVPKAEIINFHNTGSNNVFKNLEIEDIIADVNSLDCSIFGGALGVKFDGNDNLMEGFKLTIRGSFPYGYGDIFGKAGTCNQIGHCKHSGYLIRGERNHLLNCELYSRAYGHGIFVQGGIDTIIEGCYIEGELRTTDEVYDEIGTNSPADKVYQQYGYFRTSNDCNMAQNNEDNPDFEELGLERGWRFSCQEDGIRAYTSGPVWDHEREQETTTHQRTTNMTVLNCTVKNFRSGVVITHASGVKYAEGCVSIGCETAYSMGTGVVVDSKGDATNGPLIVHEYSNDRNGYAELELLKSEHEEDEGKYNDMMAWLSGSNHNFTFKYAEGEEFSEDAAPPYDIRIAGVRRGWRHVYGDKDYAVTNSTVKNYTHAPVALGDKSADNKYLTLGEAEDLGTNNSLIEAVADYDCGDNIIEAITVENEEELVKGINYKYYEGAFVNIPDFESITPVKEGLADGVNLHEKEDGEKYAFEFDGYFKISETGPYRFNLASSDGSNLYINDELIIENGVRQDLVELSEIVCLEEGFHKIRVEYLQYQNVDMLSLTKENSETSERLSFYCHFEEDGEEPGEGEPGDGEEEEIVSSVTGKLIFENFTSPNPVKDRLYIDVPQALKNAGDLKVVIYNVNGNRIISRGVKADVALDVSTLPVGLYFVHLSSVNKIYANKILKVAP, from the coding sequence TTGATTTGTGTCACGCTTTTATTTTTACAACTTCCATCAATTGCGCAGGAAGTCGTTACTGTAAGTTCTATGGAGGAATTATGGGAAATATCAGCATTATCGGATCAGGAAGTGGTGATGACTCCCGGCGTTTATGTTGTGAATCAATCCAATATGCTGAGCAGGCCTGATAAGTATAAGTGGTCAGGAACTGTCTTGAGAATTTCTGGATCAAATAATACTTATGACTTTACAGGAGTAAAGATCGAAGTGGATTTTGATTCCTTCTTTCAAATGGTCCCCAAAGCAGAAATAATTAATTTTCATAACACGGGGAGCAACAATGTTTTTAAGAACCTTGAAATTGAGGACATTATTGCTGATGTTAATAGCCTGGACTGCTCTATTTTTGGTGGTGCTTTAGGCGTTAAATTTGATGGGAACGACAACCTGATGGAAGGTTTCAAGTTGACGATTCGAGGATCTTTTCCATATGGTTATGGGGATATTTTTGGGAAAGCAGGAACCTGTAACCAAATTGGGCACTGTAAGCACAGCGGTTATTTGATCCGTGGTGAAAGAAACCACCTTCTGAATTGTGAACTCTATAGCCGTGCTTATGGGCACGGGATATTTGTGCAGGGCGGAATAGATACCATAATTGAAGGTTGCTATATTGAAGGGGAGCTACGTACTACAGATGAAGTTTATGATGAGATAGGCACTAATTCACCTGCTGATAAGGTGTATCAGCAATATGGCTATTTCAGAACATCCAATGACTGCAATATGGCTCAGAATAATGAAGATAATCCTGATTTTGAAGAGCTTGGTTTGGAAAGAGGATGGCGTTTCAGTTGTCAGGAAGATGGAATACGTGCCTATACCAGCGGTCCTGTTTGGGATCATGAAAGGGAGCAGGAGACAACGACTCATCAGCGAACCACCAATATGACGGTTTTAAATTGTACGGTGAAAAATTTCCGGTCAGGAGTGGTGATTACTCATGCTTCAGGTGTAAAATATGCAGAAGGATGTGTTTCTATTGGTTGCGAGACCGCCTATAGTATGGGTACAGGAGTTGTGGTTGATAGTAAGGGGGATGCAACCAACGGACCATTGATCGTCCATGAATATTCAAATGACCGTAACGGATATGCAGAATTAGAACTTTTAAAAAGTGAACACGAGGAGGATGAGGGCAAGTATAATGATATGATGGCATGGCTTTCGGGTAGTAACCATAATTTTACCTTCAAGTATGCTGAGGGAGAGGAATTTTCTGAAGATGCCGCACCACCCTATGACATCCGAATTGCAGGCGTCAGACGTGGATGGAGACATGTTTACGGAGATAAGGATTATGCTGTAACAAACTCAACGGTGAAAAATTATACACATGCCCCAGTGGCTTTAGGGGATAAATCTGCTGACAATAAATACCTGACTTTGGGAGAAGCAGAAGATTTAGGAACGAATAACTCCTTGATTGAGGCGGTAGCCGACTATGATTGTGGTGATAATATTATTGAAGCCATAACTGTAGAAAATGAAGAGGAACTTGTAAAGGGAATCAATTATAAGTATTACGAGGGAGCATTTGTTAACATTCCTGATTTTGAGAGTATTACACCCGTTAAGGAAGGTCTTGCAGATGGGGTAAATTTGCATGAGAAAGAAGATGGAGAGAAGTATGCTTTTGAGTTTGATGGATACTTTAAGATCAGCGAAACTGGGCCTTATCGATTTAACCTTGCCTCAAGTGATGGTTCGAACCTTTATATTAATGATGAATTAATCATTGAAAATGGTGTTCGCCAGGATTTGGTAGAGTTAAGTGAAATTGTTTGTCTTGAAGAAGGATTTCACAAGATTCGAGTAGAATACCTACAATACCAGAATGTAGATATGCTGTCGCTGACAAAAGAAAATTCAGAAACGTCTGAAAGGCTGAGTTTCTATTGTCATTTTGAAGAAGATGGTGAAGAGCCTGGAGAGGGTGAACCAGGTGATGGAGAAGAAGAGGAGATTGTCAGCTCTGTTACGGGAAAATTGATTTTTGAAAATTTCACCTCGCCAAATCCAGTGAAAGATCGTCTATATATCGACGTACCACAGGCATTAAAAAATGCGGGAGATTTGAAGGTGGTCATCTACAATGTAAATGGAAATAGAATTATCTCGCGGGGAGTTAAGGCGGATGTTGCATTGGATGTTTCTACACTTCCAGTAGGGTTATATTTTGTTCACTTGTCTTCTGTAAATAAAATTTATGCCAATAAAATCCTAAAAGTAGCTCCGTAA
- a CDS encoding IPT/TIG domain-containing protein, which yields MKKYISNKYALLMILFVGMALSSCFDRDEYEPTIPEFGEISLNDFSPKTGLPSTMVTIQGESMGEFADPYFITFNGVEVDKTTIQVTDTELLVPVPTDASTGLLQVKYLTQVIDMEEFVVIPGAKVASVSPNVGVAGDVVVIKGENFKDSEVIAVLFESNDGGAIGEIISVTETEVEVRVPAGGISGNLIIHHGPQVIDGPEFTFPFTGIESDFAEDENGWQPVVGTAVAADGFLNVALSGGASAIKYEQAINFDVATYPILAVQVTRVKDYDLTFETDFGKFQQDAPEYNSFNYTGVLHGDVYFWDLTDGAFVDENGNRTTFEAGADNITELIRFNFNSNIAEGIKVNYIRSFENMAKLEEYTEAAMPNGKYVWEFDKNVSEKALCDWTDHRSSTTAVQKNSRFVSTLGEDRLDLCQNWKNGKNSTGGQNVPGTPDWVDNWVYHPDYPIYAVRAKFARDDQRLAKFYKSERGFGGNDHILNSVHIEEQRGEDTGTYIPVDGDDVVFYWDMSQEVTATEMMTDNLTGRQGTAIWDMNKFNANGVAGDVWEMDWFITFESVQALQEYLANGN from the coding sequence ATGAAAAAATATATATCTAATAAGTATGCCTTACTTATGATTTTGTTTGTGGGCATGGCACTCTCATCGTGTTTCGACAGAGATGAATATGAACCAACGATCCCAGAGTTTGGGGAAATATCGCTTAATGATTTCTCTCCCAAAACGGGACTTCCTTCTACGATGGTAACCATACAGGGGGAAAGTATGGGCGAATTTGCTGACCCTTATTTCATTACATTTAATGGGGTAGAAGTAGATAAAACCACCATACAGGTAACCGATACCGAATTACTTGTACCTGTTCCAACAGATGCAAGTACAGGTTTGCTACAAGTAAAATACCTTACTCAAGTCATTGATATGGAAGAGTTTGTGGTTATTCCAGGGGCTAAGGTTGCAAGCGTAAGCCCCAATGTTGGGGTTGCCGGTGATGTGGTCGTGATTAAGGGAGAAAACTTCAAGGATTCTGAAGTGATTGCTGTATTGTTTGAATCCAATGACGGTGGAGCAATCGGAGAGATTATCTCGGTAACTGAAACAGAAGTGGAAGTGCGTGTTCCCGCAGGTGGAATTTCTGGAAACCTGATCATTCACCATGGGCCACAAGTCATTGATGGTCCTGAATTCACTTTCCCATTTACGGGTATTGAATCTGATTTTGCCGAAGATGAAAACGGCTGGCAACCTGTGGTTGGGACGGCTGTCGCTGCGGATGGTTTCTTGAATGTAGCCTTGAGTGGTGGAGCATCAGCGATTAAATATGAGCAAGCCATTAACTTTGATGTGGCGACTTATCCTATTTTGGCTGTGCAGGTAACCCGTGTTAAGGATTATGACTTAACATTTGAAACTGACTTTGGTAAATTCCAGCAGGATGCCCCAGAGTATAATTCTTTCAATTACACAGGAGTTTTACATGGCGATGTCTATTTCTGGGATTTGACTGACGGTGCTTTCGTCGACGAGAATGGCAACAGAACTACTTTTGAGGCCGGAGCAGATAATATCACGGAGCTGATTCGCTTCAATTTTAATTCCAATATTGCTGAAGGTATTAAAGTAAACTATATTCGCTCTTTTGAGAATATGGCCAAGCTTGAGGAATATACAGAGGCAGCAATGCCTAATGGTAAATACGTTTGGGAGTTTGATAAGAACGTATCTGAAAAGGCACTCTGTGACTGGACAGATCATAGATCTTCAACTACTGCTGTACAGAAAAACAGTAGATTTGTTTCTACACTTGGCGAGGATCGATTAGACCTTTGTCAAAACTGGAAAAATGGTAAAAACTCTACTGGCGGGCAAAACGTTCCAGGTACGCCTGACTGGGTAGATAACTGGGTGTATCACCCTGATTATCCGATTTATGCCGTTCGTGCCAAATTCGCAAGAGACGATCAACGCCTTGCTAAGTTCTATAAATCAGAGCGTGGATTTGGTGGTAATGACCATATTCTAAACTCTGTACATATTGAAGAGCAAAGAGGTGAAGATACGGGTACCTATATTCCTGTTGATGGAGACGATGTGGTATTCTATTGGGATATGAGCCAGGAAGTAACCGCTACTGAGATGATGACTGATAACCTTACTGGTCGTCAGGGAACTGCAATTTGGGATATGAACAAATTTAATGCAAACGGTGTCGCTGGAGATGTCTGGGAAATGGATTGGTTCATTACTTTTGAATCGGTTCAAGCGCTACAGGAATACTTAGCTAATGGAAATTAG
- a CDS encoding RagB/SusD family nutrient uptake outer membrane protein gives MKFNNIFPLFFILLLSSCTGYFLDLDDPANVTEDSYFTKPHQFREAANELYNALPSFRDKSRKYRDFFNYGNDLMTTPNSGDANYAYGIITIPISDDIWNGRYASLRSVNKLLELAEKYPGDPEDITQNVGEAYFFRAYNHFALMQHLGGVPIVTRVLETDSEELTAPRNSRYEVTAQILADLEMAIERLPLEGNIPNSYKGLISKQAAKAYKARVLLHEATWMKYVGTKTDGDGSATGAGTAGRDEANINIYLTEAVQLAKEVIDDPTYELFNYNDQVSNMSHFFLFNLDPISNPNPIGLDKTSNKEFIISRKHDMNLFHDGNPSQYGRLAPSRKMMDMILCSDGLPIEKSSLFQGYTNAGDEYINRDYRMKGYFSSYFLYGNYTDLTSGVMNNSNVRLLGFNDADAGGGYQCHKFTKFGQGETQDVVVNGGTDMPFLRLAEMYLTYIEAVYELRGSVTDEDLNISINKTRERAGLPALTNSFIAANGLNIGEEIRREWAIEFYAEGHRFNNLKRWGIAEQALGEPILGMVVEGTAFENDPERYQKDAYPNDPVDYTLPNGQTLKTIVCAKESDRYFKLAHYLNPIPSGQILLNTNLKQNPGY, from the coding sequence ATGAAGTTTAATAATATTTTTCCCCTATTTTTTATTCTGCTATTAAGCAGTTGTACGGGTTACTTTTTGGATCTTGATGATCCCGCTAATGTAACAGAAGACAGTTATTTCACCAAACCCCATCAATTCAGGGAGGCCGCAAATGAACTGTATAATGCATTGCCGAGTTTTAGAGATAAATCACGTAAATATCGTGATTTCTTCAACTACGGGAATGACCTCATGACGACCCCTAATAGCGGTGACGCCAATTACGCCTATGGAATTATTACAATTCCCATTTCTGATGATATTTGGAATGGTCGCTATGCCAGTTTAAGATCAGTAAATAAGTTGTTGGAACTTGCGGAAAAATACCCAGGAGATCCAGAAGACATTACTCAGAATGTAGGAGAGGCTTATTTTTTTAGAGCATATAATCATTTTGCTTTAATGCAACATTTAGGAGGCGTGCCGATAGTTACTCGAGTGCTTGAGACGGACTCTGAAGAGCTTACAGCACCTCGGAATAGTCGCTATGAAGTTACCGCTCAGATTTTAGCTGATTTGGAAATGGCGATTGAACGACTACCGCTCGAGGGCAATATTCCGAATTCCTACAAAGGATTAATTAGCAAACAAGCAGCAAAGGCATATAAAGCAAGAGTGCTTTTACATGAAGCAACCTGGATGAAATATGTAGGAACAAAAACCGATGGTGACGGATCGGCTACTGGAGCAGGAACCGCAGGACGTGACGAAGCCAACATCAATATCTATCTGACGGAAGCAGTGCAATTGGCCAAAGAGGTCATCGATGACCCTACCTATGAGTTGTTTAACTATAACGATCAGGTAAGTAATATGAGTCATTTCTTTCTCTTTAATCTGGATCCTATTTCCAATCCAAATCCTATTGGTCTTGACAAAACCAGCAATAAAGAGTTTATCATTTCGCGTAAGCATGATATGAATCTTTTCCACGATGGCAACCCCTCGCAGTATGGTAGATTGGCTCCGAGTCGTAAAATGATGGATATGATCCTTTGTTCTGATGGCTTGCCGATAGAAAAAAGTTCCCTCTTCCAGGGCTATACCAATGCAGGAGATGAGTACATCAATCGTGATTATCGTATGAAAGGATATTTTTCTTCTTACTTCTTATATGGAAATTATACTGATCTGACATCCGGAGTAATGAATAATTCCAATGTTCGATTGCTTGGTTTTAATGATGCAGATGCTGGTGGTGGTTATCAATGTCATAAATTCACCAAATTCGGACAAGGTGAAACACAGGATGTAGTTGTTAATGGTGGTACAGATATGCCATTCCTTCGACTGGCAGAAATGTATCTCACTTATATCGAAGCAGTATATGAGTTGAGAGGAAGTGTTACGGATGAGGATTTGAACATTTCAATCAATAAAACCCGCGAGCGTGCTGGATTACCTGCACTTACCAATTCCTTTATAGCTGCAAATGGGTTGAATATTGGGGAAGAAATTCGCAGAGAATGGGCCATAGAATTTTATGCAGAAGGTCACCGATTCAATAACCTCAAGCGTTGGGGAATCGCAGAACAAGCGTTGGGAGAGCCAATTTTAGGTATGGTGGTAGAAGGTACGGCGTTTGAAAATGATCCCGAGCGTTATCAAAAAGATGCCTATCCAAATGACCCGGTTGATTATACTTTGCCTAACGGGCAGACTTTGAAAACAATTGTTTGTGCTAAGGAGTCCGATCGTTACTTCAAGTTGGCTCATTACTTAAATCCAATTCCTTCGGGTCAGATTTTGTTGAATACCAACTTAAAGCAAAACCCTGGTTATTAA
- a CDS encoding glycoside hydrolase family 88 protein, which produces MRFLNLSAFALLIIGLISCGSKHNTTVEKASTFNVDAQLDYCLSQAEKTLAMIPKDSLFPRTINQGSTQWRFVEKDDWTSGFWPGTLWYLYEYSKDEKWRAQADRYSRFLTSLSQNPPLDHDIGFQMFCSFGNGYRLTGNPEYKEIINKSAKQLTTLYNKNVGTILSWPREVPNMEWPHHNTIMDNMMNLELLLWSAENGGDPNFRKIAIDHAETTMNNHFRDDFTSYHVVIYDRETGEKIKGVTHQGLADDSMWARGQSWAIYGYTLMYRMTGDVRYLDFAQKVTDVYLSRLPKDKIPYWDFSAKVNADTPRDASAAAVTASALLELATFVKGDKREEYLQSAKVMLEELSSERYQSRAENNAFLLHSTGHFPAGSEIDASINYADYYYVEALIRLKRLNTGSM; this is translated from the coding sequence ATGAGATTTTTGAATTTAAGTGCTTTTGCTTTGTTAATCATAGGGCTAATTAGCTGTGGTTCAAAGCATAATACTACCGTGGAAAAAGCATCAACATTTAATGTGGATGCTCAGCTGGATTATTGCCTAAGCCAAGCAGAAAAAACCCTGGCAATGATCCCCAAAGATTCTTTGTTTCCAAGAACTATAAACCAGGGGAGCACCCAATGGCGGTTCGTGGAAAAGGACGATTGGACCAGTGGGTTTTGGCCAGGGACACTTTGGTACCTCTATGAATATTCTAAAGATGAAAAATGGAGGGCGCAAGCGGATCGATATTCACGATTCTTAACTTCGTTATCACAAAACCCTCCTTTGGACCATGATATAGGATTTCAAATGTTTTGCAGTTTTGGAAATGGATACCGCCTGACAGGCAATCCAGAGTATAAAGAGATTATTAATAAGTCAGCAAAACAACTGACCACGCTTTACAATAAGAATGTTGGAACAATTTTGAGCTGGCCTCGTGAGGTGCCGAATATGGAGTGGCCACACCACAATACGATCATGGATAATATGATGAATTTGGAATTGCTGCTCTGGAGTGCTGAAAATGGTGGTGACCCAAATTTTAGGAAAATCGCCATTGACCATGCCGAGACGACAATGAATAATCATTTTAGAGACGATTTCACTTCTTACCACGTTGTTATTTATGACCGAGAAACTGGGGAGAAAATCAAAGGAGTAACGCATCAAGGATTGGCGGATGATAGTATGTGGGCAAGAGGTCAATCGTGGGCAATTTACGGTTATACTTTAATGTATCGAATGACGGGTGATGTACGATACCTTGACTTTGCTCAAAAAGTTACTGACGTGTATCTGAGCCGTTTACCGAAAGATAAAATACCATATTGGGATTTTAGTGCCAAAGTAAATGCAGATACTCCGCGCGATGCCTCTGCTGCAGCTGTTACAGCATCTGCATTATTGGAGTTAGCGACCTTTGTGAAAGGGGATAAAAGGGAAGAATATTTGCAGTCGGCAAAAGTTATGCTGGAGGAGCTGTCTTCGGAGCGATACCAAAGCAGAGCAGAAAATAATGCCTTTTTATTGCATTCAACAGGGCATTTTCCTGCTGGTTCGGAAATTGACGCTTCGATAAATTATGCCGACTATTATTATGTTGAGGCTTTGATAAGGCTAAAGCGGTTGAATACTGGGTCGATGTAA